A window from Chiroxiphia lanceolata isolate bChiLan1 chromosome 3, bChiLan1.pri, whole genome shotgun sequence encodes these proteins:
- the DHX57 gene encoding putative ATP-dependent RNA helicase DHX57 — MSSAVRKRGKPNRGGGRGGGGGGGRGGSGRGGSGRGGGSSGRSNKPQLGGNRKCSAKIWDDGDDFCLFEEPRLESRSSAPARRGGQMKQRPEARMPLQTIHMTSENQRRVKELLQELQGQELAPESDVAGEDDDEPDYLDDEQCWSTEQELSEVIPRLSAEPAEHRVVENEVSSFAVHKLSRYGFDCERCRTVLRSCNGNIGASLEYLLLQCFTERYGEKMQVSAAAAEASQEECLEQRQEEAFALRSIYGEKFVERIKNHVWTFSLELEYLANRLSKSKQKGGCRRDTAKPTSKEICKFYLQGGCRFGSKCRFAHEFPPNHPLKPSKDSVDDAHLRHNDGPIYELEVRFPEENKYPLQAPLVAFYSTDENLPLACRLHIAEFLFGKALVAAESHEPVVYTLVTCLEDEQEISELLGNTQHKYSVPLVSLLATPPVKLQTESTPGSNQLSEASTVSQPQEEAVAEEEEEEEEEPEQVVVENESYVNLKKKLSKKYDVQAKSLYNENVKLCTQFRQRKSSRHFQSMLYERQKLPAWQERENILDLLKSHQVLVVSGMTGCGKTTQIPQFILDASLQGSPSRVANIICTQPRRISAISVAERVAKERTERIGLTVGYQIRLESVKSSATRLLYCTTGVLLRRLEGDLTLQGVTHVIVDEVHERTEESDFLLLVLKDIMVQRPDLRIILMSATLNAELFSQYFHSCPIINIPGRTFPVDQFFLEDVIAMTRYVLEDCSPYRRKAKQESKQNGRHKRTAFEEVEEDLRRAGLLEGTDTVVRDSDPDQKLTLKQLLTRYKGVNKAVLKTMSLMDLDKVNLELIEALLEWIVAGRHSYPPGAVLIFLPGLAEIKMLYEQLQTNALFNNRHSKRCVVYPLHSSLSSEEQQSVFLRPPAGVTKIIISTNIAETSVTIDDVVYVIDSGKMKEKRYDPGKGMESLEDTFVSKANALQRKGRAGRVASGVCFHLFSSHHYNHQLVKQQLPEIQRVPLEQLCLRIKILEMFSAQSLHSVLSRLIEPPRTESLQASKVRLQDLGALTPDEKLTPLGYHLASLPVDVRIGKLMLFGTIFRCLDPALTIAASLAFKSPFVSPWDKREEANKKKLEFAVGNSDYLALLQAYKGWRLSIKEGSQASYNYCRENFLSGRVLQEIASLKRQFAELLSDIGFVKEGLRARDIEKKWSQGGDGVLDATGEEANSNAENFKLISAMLCAALYPNVVQVKKPEGKYQKTSTGAVKMQPKAEELKFVTKNDGYVHIHPSSVNYQTRHFESPYLVYHEKIKTSRVFIRDCSMVSVYPLVLLGGGQVHMQLQKGEFVISLDDGWIRFVAASHQVAELVKELRCELDQLLQDKIKNPSMDLCMCPRGSRIIGMIVKLVTTQ, encoded by the exons ATGAGTTCAGCagtgaggaaaagaggaaagcccaacagaggaggaggaagagggggaggaggaggaggagggagaggaggcagtGGAAGAGGAGGcagtggaagaggaggaggcagcagtggcCGTTCAAACAAGCCTCAGCTTGGTGGAAATAGGAAATGTTCAGCCAAAATTTGGGATGATGGAGATGATTTTTGCCTCTTCGAGGAACCAAGGCTGGAATCCag atcaAGTGCCCCTGCCAGAAGAGGAGGACAAATGAAACAGAGACCTGAAGCAAGAATGCCTCTGCAGACCATACACATGacatcagagaatcagagaagaGTGAAAGAACTTCTTCAAGAGCTTcaagggcaggagctggctcCTGAATCAGA TGTAGCtggtgaagatgatgatgaacCTGATTACCTTGATGATGAACAGTGCTGGTCAACAGAACAGGAACTTTCTGAAGTAATACCAAGGTTGTCTGCTGAGCCAGCTGAGCACAGAGTTGTAGAAAATGAAGTGTCTTCATTTGCTGTGCACAAACTCTCCAG GTATGGTTTTGACTGTGAGCGTTGTAGGACAGTGCTGAGATCCTGCAATGGTAATATTGGGGCATCGTTGGAGTATTTGCTATTGCAGTGCTTTACCGAAAGATATGGAGAGAAGATGCAggtttctgcagcagctgctgaagccAGTCAAGAAGAATGTTTAGAACAGAGACAAGAAGAAGCTTTTGCCCTCCGGTCAATCTATGGAGAAAAATTTgtagaaagaattaaaaatcacGTTTGGACTTTTAGTTTGGAATTGGAGTACCTAGCAAACAGACTCAGCAAATCTAAACAAAAGGGTGGTTGTAGGAGGGACACAGCAAAACCGACTTCAAAGGAAATATGTAAATTTTATCTCCAAGGAGGCTGCAGGTTTGGTTCGAAATGTAGATTTGCACATGAATTCCCTCCAAACCATCCACTAAAACCATCCAAGGACTCTGTAGATGATGCTCATCTCAGACATAATGATGGTCCCATATATGAACTTGAAGTAAGatttcctgaagaaaacaaatatcctCTTCAAGCACCTCTTGTGGCATTTTATTCCACTGATGAGAATCTGCCTCTTGCTTGTCGTTTACACATTGCTGAATTCCTCTTTGGAAAGGCCTTGGTAGCTGCAGAGTCTCATGAACCAGTGGTATATACCTTAGTGACTTGCTTAGAAGATGAACAGGAAATAAGTGAGTTACTTGGCAATACTCAGCACAAGTACAGTGTTCCTCTTGTGTCCCTGCTGGCAACACCTCCTGTAAAGCTACAGACAGAGAGTACACCTGGTTCAAATCAACTGTCTGAAG CCTCAACAGTGTCACAGCCTCAAGAAGAGGCAGtggcggaggaggaggaggaggaggaagaagagccTGAACAAGTTGTTGTGGAGAATGAGAGTTACGTGAACCTCAAGAAAAAGCTTTCCAAAAAGTACGATGTGCAGGCGAAGTCTCTGTATAACGAAAATGTTAAACTCTGTACACAGTTTCGGCAGAGAAAG TCTTCTAGGCACTTCCAGTCCATGCTGTATGAAAGACAGAAGCTCCCTGCAtggcaagagagagaaaacattctGGATTTGCTGAAGAGCCACCAAGTTCTTGTTGTGAGTGGCATGACAGG ATGTGGCAAAACCACTCAGATTCCTCAGTTTATTTTGGATGCTTCATTGCAAGGATCTCCAAGCAGAGTTGCAAACATCATCTGCACTCAGCCTCGCAGGATCTCTGCCATTTCTGTTGCTGAACGTGTAGccaaagaaagaacagaaaggatTGGACTCACTGTTGGATATCAGATCCGTCTAGAAAGTGTAAAG TCCTCAGCTACCAGACTCTTGTACTGCACTACTGGTGTGCTGTTGAGAAGGCTGGAAGGAGATCTGACTTTGCAGGGAGTCACACATGTTATTGTTGATGAAGTTCAcgaaagaacagaagaaag TGACTTCTTGCTGCTGGTCTTGAAGGATATAATGGTTCAGAGGCCAGACCTGCGCATTATACTCATGAGTGCCACCCTGAATGCAGAGCTTTTTTCTCAATACTTTCACTCCTGTCCAATTATTAACATACCAG GTCGAACATTTCCTGTGGATCAGTTTTTTCTGGAAGATGTGATTGCAATGACAAG GTATGTTTTAGAGGACTGTAGTCCCTACAGGCGGAAGgcaaagcaagaaagcaaacagaatggGAGACACAAAAGGACGGCATTTGAAGAAGTAGAGGAGGACTTGAGACGTGCTGGCCTTCTGGAAGGCACGGACACCGTTGTCAGAGATTCAGACCCAGACCAAAAATTAACTCTGAAGCAGCTCCTTACACGATATAAAG ggGTTAACAAGGCAGTGTTGAAAACAATGTCTCTCATGGACTTGGACAAAGTTAATCTGGAGTTAATTGAAGCCTTGCTGGAATGGATAGTTGCCGGCAGACATTCATACCCACCAG GTGctgttttgatatttttgcCTGGTCTAGCAGAAATCAAGATGCTTTATGAGCAGCTTCAGACTAATGCTCTTTTTAATAACAGGCACAGCAAGAG GTGTGTTGTTTATCCGCTTCACTCTTCACTGTCTAGTGAAGAACAGCAATCTGTGTTCCTCAGGCCTCCTGCGGGGGTTACCAAAATCATTATCTCTACAAACATTGCAGAAACATCTGTCACCATTGATGACGTGGTCTATGTGATTGATtctggaaaaatgaaagagaaaag ATATGACCCAGGCAAAGGAATGGAAAGTCTGGAAGATACATTTGTGTCCAAGGCCAATGCCCTACAGAGGAAAGGGCGAGCAGGCCGTGTAGCCTCAGGTGTCTGCTTTCATCTTTTCAGTAGCCACCACTACAACCATCAACTTGTAAAACAACAGTTACCAGAAATACAAAGAGTGCCTTTGGAGCAGCTCTGTCTAAG AATTAAGATCCTGGAGATGTTTTCTGCACAGAGTCTTCACTCTGTTCTATCAAGACTAATCGAGCCCCCTAGAACCGAGTCTCTGCAAGCATCAAAGGTGCGACTACAAGACTTGGGAGCGTTAACTCCAGATGAAAAGCTCACCCCTCTGGGATATCACTTAGCTTCGCTGCCTGTTGATGTCAGGATTGGGAAGCTGATGCTGTTTGGCACCATCTTCCGCTGCCTGGATCCCGCATTAACGATCGCTGCCAGCCTGGCCTTTAAGTCCCCTTTT GTGTCACCATGGGATAAAAGggaagaagcaaacaaaaagaagttgGAGTTTGCAGTAGGAAACAGCGACTACCTGGCTCTTCTCCAGGCCTATAAG GGATGGCGTTTAAGTATCAAAGAGGGCTCTCAAGCAAGCTACAACTACTGCAGGGAGAATTTTTTGTCAGGAAGAGTTCTTCAG GAAATTGCCAGTCTGAAGCGgcagtttgcagagctgctttctgacATTGGGTTTGTGAAGGAAGGATTAAGAGCCAGGGACATTGAGAAGAAGTGGTCTCAAGGAGGCGATGGTGTGTTGGATGCCACAGGAGAAGAG GCAAATTCAAATGCAGAGAACTTCAAGCTGATCTCAGCTATGTTGTGTGCTGCTCTGTATCCCAACGTTGTCCAG GTAAAAAAGCCAGAGGGTAAATACCAGAAGACCAGTACAGGAGCAGTCAAAATGCAACCAAAAGCAGAAGAGCTGAAGTTTGTTACCAAAAACGATGGTTATGTTCACATTCATCCTTCATCTGTGAATTATCAG ACCAGGCACTTTGAGAGCCCCTACCTGGTGTACCACGAGAAGATCAAGACGAGCCGCGTGTTCATCCGGGACTGCAGCATGGTGTCCGTGTACCCGCTGGTGCTGCTTGGGGGCGGGCAGGTGCACATGCAGCTGCAGAAGGGGGAGTTTGTCATTTCCCTCGATGACGGGTGGATACGGTTTGTGGCTGCATCTCACCAG GTGGCTGAGCTGGTGAAAGAGCTGCGCTGTGAACTagaccagctgctgcaggataAAATCAAGAATCCCAGCATGGATTTGTGCATGTGCCCCCGTGGATCTCGGATCATCGGGATGATTGTAAAGCTTGTGACCACACAGTGA
- the MORN2 gene encoding LOW QUALITY PROTEIN: MORN repeat-containing protein 2 (The sequence of the model RefSeq protein was modified relative to this genomic sequence to represent the inferred CDS: inserted 3 bases in 2 codons; substituted 1 base at 1 genomic stop codon), translating into MQINGAGRLEHPSGAVYEGEFRXFHRAGTCKFPNGAKYLGLFNENNMEGEGEFXDXKMEWSGTLHGSAAVGLKQKLKMQLFGTDSSMG; encoded by the exons ATGCAGATTAATGGTGCTGGAAGGCTAGAACATCCTTCTGGAGCAGTTTACGAAGGGGAATTCA CGTTTCACAGGGCTGGAACCTGCAAATTTCCAAATGGAGCAAAGTACCTTGGCCTGTTCAATGAAAACAA TATGGAAGGTGAAGGAgaattttaaga gaaaatggAGTGGAGTGGCACACTTCATGgctctgcagcagtgggacTGAAGCAGAAGttgaaaatgcagctgtttgGTACAGACAGCAGCATGGGTTAA